One window of bacterium genomic DNA carries:
- a CDS encoding Gfo/Idh/MocA family oxidoreductase, with translation MKQITVQDGRVMFHEVPVPAAGDDEVLVKIERSYLAIGTGSAPGNGNVRSGENPPPLFSAAGTVAEAGKNVHDLFPGDRVACVCMDAAGHAGYKSFHHSLTVPVPDKLNIEEAALVAPGAAALQGVRRARPTLGEHFIVVGMGLTGQITFQLLKAEGCRVTGIDTVSGRLQQALEHGLDSGFDPGSGDFVANVKRITGGMGADGIILTVPCPDDILMAVYAVCRKKARVVLVDEGICSLSLAGIQGNEFDISIAASMGPGISDSERERGSVDFPLGYVRWTDSRNMAEYLRLAAEGIVTARYLVEGVYPLENIQDACDAINGSLRKPSAILVSFPETAETGQPVQTVCDTPIRTVKTKPLRVAVIGAGSFAQAVHIPNIRQNPDLYALEAVACRTGEHARAAAEKLGISRFTADYEEILENPEIDAVVIATRHNLHAHIALKALKSGKHVLVENPLAMNRTELDTILDFYSQSGEKRAPLLMTGFNRRFSPLVSRIREILENRTNPMVINYRMNAEFLPPDHWLYGAEGGGRNIGEACHIYDLFTCLTDSPALSVEALSIRPPQGKFSSRDNFVATITFGDGSLATLTCTTLGSSGYPKDLLEIYCDNRVFVLDDFSALTGYGIADVRMSGQNGKGEREEIEAFARAVVEGGPWPVPLWQQVQAMDIAFEMKRLLMDTSPE, from the coding sequence ATGAAACAGATTACAGTGCAGGACGGCCGGGTGATGTTTCATGAAGTTCCCGTTCCGGCTGCGGGCGACGATGAGGTACTGGTAAAGATCGAGCGGTCGTATCTGGCAATCGGTACAGGAAGCGCACCGGGCAATGGAAACGTCCGTTCAGGGGAAAATCCGCCACCTCTGTTTTCGGCTGCAGGAACGGTGGCGGAGGCAGGAAAGAACGTTCATGACCTGTTCCCCGGCGACAGGGTAGCCTGCGTTTGCATGGATGCCGCAGGTCATGCCGGGTATAAGAGCTTCCATCACAGTCTTACGGTTCCCGTGCCGGATAAACTGAACATCGAAGAGGCCGCTCTTGTCGCGCCGGGAGCCGCTGCATTACAGGGTGTACGGAGGGCGCGGCCAACGCTCGGGGAGCACTTTATTGTCGTGGGAATGGGACTGACCGGCCAGATTACCTTCCAGCTCCTGAAAGCGGAGGGATGCAGGGTAACGGGTATCGATACGGTGTCCGGGCGGTTACAGCAAGCGCTTGAACATGGTCTCGATTCGGGTTTCGATCCCGGAAGCGGCGACTTTGTTGCAAATGTTAAACGCATAACCGGGGGAATGGGCGCCGATGGTATCATACTCACCGTTCCCTGTCCGGATGACATCCTCATGGCGGTATATGCCGTATGCCGTAAAAAGGCCCGCGTAGTGCTGGTTGATGAGGGAATCTGTTCTCTTTCCCTCGCCGGTATTCAGGGGAATGAGTTCGATATCTCCATCGCGGCTTCAATGGGACCCGGCATATCGGATAGCGAGCGGGAAAGGGGAAGTGTCGATTTTCCCCTCGGATACGTGCGCTGGACAGACAGCCGGAACATGGCGGAATATCTGCGCCTTGCGGCGGAAGGCATAGTCACCGCCCGTTATCTTGTCGAGGGAGTCTATCCTCTCGAAAATATTCAGGATGCCTGTGACGCGATTAACGGTTCCCTCCGAAAACCTTCCGCGATTCTCGTGTCCTTTCCGGAAACGGCGGAGACCGGACAGCCCGTACAAACGGTGTGTGATACTCCCATCAGGACAGTGAAAACAAAACCGCTCCGTGTTGCCGTTATCGGCGCGGGATCGTTCGCTCAGGCGGTACATATCCCGAATATCAGGCAGAATCCCGACCTGTATGCGCTTGAAGCGGTTGCCTGCCGCACCGGGGAACATGCCCGAGCTGCCGCCGAAAAGTTAGGGATCAGCCGTTTCACTGCCGACTATGAAGAGATTCTGGAAAATCCCGAAATCGATGCGGTTGTTATCGCGACCCGTCACAACCTCCATGCGCACATTGCCCTAAAGGCGCTGAAGTCGGGCAAACATGTGCTTGTGGAAAACCCTCTCGCAATGAACAGGACGGAGCTCGATACGATTCTCGATTTCTATTCGCAATCCGGGGAAAAGAGAGCGCCGCTGCTCATGACAGGATTCAACAGGCGGTTTTCACCCCTTGTCAGCCGTATCCGTGAGATTTTGGAGAACCGTACGAATCCGATGGTGATCAACTACCGTATGAACGCGGAGTTCCTCCCGCCCGACCACTGGTTATACGGCGCGGAAGGCGGCGGCAGAAATATCGGCGAAGCATGCCACATATACGATTTATTCACCTGTCTGACCGATTCTCCCGCTCTGTCTGTCGAAGCACTGTCCATACGGCCTCCGCAGGGGAAATTTAGTAGCCGCGATAATTTTGTCGCCACGATTACATTCGGGGACGGCTCGCTCGCGACACTGACCTGTACAACGCTCGGTTCATCCGGATATCCGAAGGATCTCCTCGAGATTTACTGTGACAACCGGGTGTTTGTTCTTGACGATTTTTCCGCGCTCACCGGGTATGGTATCGCCGATGTCCGCATGTCCGGCCAGAACGGGAAAGGGGAGAGGGAGGAAATCGAAGCATTCGCCCGTGCTGTAGTCGAAGGAGGCCCGTGGCCGGTTCCCCTCTGGCAGCAGGTTCAGGCAATGGATATTGCATTCGAGATGAAAAGGCTCCTGATGGATACATCGCCGGAATAA
- a CDS encoding heparinase II/III family protein: MNPVSLAGRIFRGLMGRLRNYGNRMATITLSGGIRTVLRRIKARWSRKIRILQAKLGKTELSDAAFLQSLELPFSQSWKSYLDHMATRSEPRFFFAGTSTEEIRMAIETGFKEHELQTIIAADRVCGHVFDLLGSGPIRLGDTIDWHTDFKTGHRFDPWVYYTDVRYAPYKVGFDIKVPWELSRAQHLVWLGQAYLLAKDERYAREFVSEVTGWIKHNPPQFGINWTCTMDVAIRAVNWIWGYYLFRQSPSLTKPFLEKLFKSLLIHGRHIRNNLEWSEWLTSNHYLSNIVALVYLGILFTEFGEAQSWREFGLRELENEMFRQVYEDGVDFEASVTYHRMVTEFFLSATILARLNGHTFSAGYMERLEKMVEFVMHLTKPDGTVPIVGDNDNGRLHRLKAWMDDPLREWYDHRYLLSIGAVLFDRKDFARSAGNEWEEALWLFGKKAYDLKVAFESTDNLPLELSSCCFRDSGFYIMRSGSWYMNINACPNGQKGNAGHAHNDSLGFELYGAGTTWIMDPGTYVYTSDYDARNLFRSSKMHSTVTVDDEEQNRVDPMILFQMKDDAHPRVLRWEETGAYSLFVGEHDGYMRLESPVMHRRAIFFDRRDEVWLIRDTFAGDGKHTYMFTLPFTPGISIGTPGFYEHRTAAVDSAMHKLHVVSLGPESSVMTVQDSSVAPGYGSKLSAPKVVFTWDTTQEFLLALAIETDAEPVDGRISRALEHMKTVDKDEINGTYT, from the coding sequence ATGAATCCGGTATCACTGGCAGGAAGAATATTCAGGGGATTGATGGGACGGCTCCGTAACTACGGTAATCGCATGGCGACGATCACACTGTCGGGGGGAATACGTACGGTGTTACGCAGGATTAAAGCTCGATGGTCACGTAAAATACGAATTCTTCAGGCAAAGCTCGGGAAAACCGAACTTTCCGACGCCGCTTTTTTACAGAGTCTCGAGCTGCCTTTTTCGCAGTCGTGGAAATCGTATCTCGACCATATGGCCACCCGGAGCGAGCCCCGTTTTTTCTTCGCAGGTACGTCCACGGAAGAAATCCGTATGGCAATCGAAACCGGATTCAAAGAGCATGAATTGCAGACTATAATCGCCGCCGACCGTGTGTGCGGTCATGTGTTCGATCTCCTCGGTTCGGGTCCGATACGGCTCGGTGACACGATAGACTGGCATACGGACTTCAAGACGGGCCACCGGTTCGACCCCTGGGTATATTACACCGATGTCCGGTATGCGCCGTATAAAGTGGGCTTCGACATCAAGGTTCCATGGGAGCTGAGCCGCGCCCAGCACCTTGTCTGGCTCGGTCAGGCGTATCTGCTCGCCAAAGATGAACGGTACGCCCGTGAATTTGTCTCCGAAGTGACCGGCTGGATAAAACACAATCCCCCCCAGTTCGGAATCAACTGGACCTGCACGATGGATGTGGCGATACGGGCGGTCAACTGGATATGGGGGTATTACCTCTTCAGACAATCGCCGTCGCTCACCAAACCGTTTCTCGAAAAATTATTCAAAAGCCTCCTCATTCACGGCCGTCATATCAGAAACAATCTCGAATGGTCGGAATGGCTGACAAGCAATCACTACCTCTCGAACATCGTCGCTCTCGTATACCTCGGAATTCTCTTTACCGAATTCGGGGAGGCGCAGTCATGGCGCGAATTCGGCCTCAGGGAGCTGGAAAACGAGATGTTCAGGCAGGTTTACGAGGACGGTGTCGATTTCGAGGCATCGGTGACCTACCACCGGATGGTGACGGAGTTTTTCCTGTCGGCCACGATTCTCGCCCGGCTGAACGGACATACGTTCAGCGCCGGGTATATGGAGCGGCTCGAAAAGATGGTGGAGTTCGTCATGCACCTCACCAAGCCGGACGGCACCGTACCCATTGTCGGCGACAACGACAATGGCCGCCTGCACAGGCTGAAAGCATGGATGGACGACCCGCTCAGGGAATGGTACGATCACCGGTATCTTCTTTCCATCGGGGCGGTGCTGTTCGACCGTAAAGATTTCGCCCGTTCGGCGGGAAACGAATGGGAAGAGGCGCTCTGGCTTTTTGGGAAGAAGGCATATGACCTCAAAGTGGCGTTCGAAAGCACCGATAATCTGCCGCTTGAATTATCTTCATGTTGTTTCAGGGATTCCGGCTTTTATATTATGAGGAGCGGATCGTGGTACATGAATATCAACGCCTGCCCGAACGGCCAGAAAGGGAACGCCGGTCATGCGCATAACGACTCGCTCGGATTCGAGCTCTACGGTGCAGGCACGACATGGATCATGGACCCGGGAACGTATGTCTACACCTCCGATTACGATGCGCGGAATCTTTTCCGATCATCGAAGATGCACAGTACGGTAACTGTCGATGATGAGGAACAGAACCGCGTTGATCCCATGATCCTGTTCCAGATGAAGGACGACGCTCATCCCCGTGTTCTCCGGTGGGAAGAAACCGGCGCATACAGCCTGTTTGTCGGGGAACATGACGGTTATATGCGGCTGGAAAGCCCGGTAATGCACCGTCGGGCAATTTTTTTCGACAGGCGCGACGAGGTCTGGCTCATTCGTGATACGTTTGCCGGAGACGGGAAACACACGTATATGTTCACGCTCCCGTTTACTCCGGGAATCAGCATCGGAACGCCGGGATTCTATGAACACCGTACCGCGGCAGTCGACAGTGCAATGCATAAACTTCACGTGGTATCCCTCGGCCCGGAATCGTCCGTGATGACCGTGCAGGATAGCTCGGTAGCACCCGGGTATGGCTCGAAGCTGAGCGCCCCGAAAGTTGTGTTTACATGGGATACCACACAGGAATTTCTGCTGGCGCTTGCCATCGAAACGGATGCGGAACCGGTGGACGGGCGGATTTCAAGGGCGCTTGAACACATGAAAACGGTTGATAAGGATGAGATAAACGGGACTTATACATGA